One genomic segment of Octopus sinensis linkage group LG22, ASM634580v1, whole genome shotgun sequence includes these proteins:
- the LOC115223163 gene encoding mitochondrial uncoupling protein 2 isoform X2, producing the protein MVSRTSPNVLEPSVTVKFLGAGTAACIADCVTFPLDTAKVRLQIQGETGNKTSKLGVSPITEKQAFKYKGPIGTIRVIIQEEGARALYNGIIPGLQRQMSFASIRIGSYDSFKEFYGRLYGNNPQKQPSFVAKMSAGVTSGAIAIMIAQPTDVVKVRMQAQKAGVPARYSGTLNAYKTIATTEGVRGLWKGMVPNIARNVVINCSELVTYDIVKNFIISRNFLSDNLPCHFVSAIGAGFCATVVASPVDVVKTRYMNSSAGQYTGVLNCSSQMFKEGGFIAFYKGFFPSFLRLGSWNIVMFICYEQIKRILTNNRQVLAH; encoded by the exons ATGGTTTCAAGAACATCGCCAAATGTCTTAGAACCGTCTGTAACGGTGAAATTCTTAGGAGCTGGTACAGCTGCCTGTATTGCTGATTGTGTGACATTTCCACTGGACACAGCCAAGGTCCGGCTACAA attCAAGGAGAAACTGGAAACAAAACCAGTAAACTCGGAGTATCGCCAATAACAGAGAAACAGGCATTCAAATATAAAGGACCAATTGGCACAATCAGAGTGATTATTCAAGAAGAAGGTGCACGTGCTCTTTATAATGGCATCATTCCAGGTTTACAACGACAAATGAGTTTTGCATCTATTAGAATTGGTTCCTATGAcagttttaaagaattttatggTCGTCTTTATGGAAACA aTCCCCAAAAGCAACCATCCTTTGTTGCCAAAATGTCAGCTGGAGTGACCTCTGGTGCGATCGCTATCATGATTGCCCAGCCCACTGATGTTGTCAAAGTTCGTATGCAAGCTCAAAAAGCTGGTGTACCAGCTCGTTACTCTGGTACATTGAATGCCTATAAAACCATTGCCACCACGGAAGGTGTCCGAGGTTTATGGaaag gAATGGTTCCTAACATTGCCAGAAATGTTGTCATCAACTGCTCAGAGTTGGTCACCTATGATATTGTCAAAAACTTCATTATCTCCAGAAATTTCCTCTCAGACAATTTACCCTGTCATTTTGTGTCAGCAATAGGAGCGGGTTTCTGTGCCACTGTTGTGGCATCTCCTGTAGATGTAGTGAAAACTCGTTACATGAATTCCAGTGCTGGCCAATATACCGGAGTCTTAAACTGTTCTTCACAAATGTTTAAAGAAGGtggttttattgcattctacaaaGG atttttcccttctttcctgcgACTTGGTTCATGGAATATTGTTATGTTCATCTGTTATGAACAAATTAAGAGAATTCTAACCAACAATAGGCAAGTCTTGGCTCATtag
- the LOC115223163 gene encoding mitochondrial uncoupling protein 2 isoform X1, producing the protein MVSRTSPNVLEPSVTVKFLGAGTAACIADCVTFPLDTAKVRLQIQGETGNKTSKLGVSPITEKQAFKYKGPIGTIRVIIQEEGARALYNGIIPGLQRQMSFASIRIGSYDSFKEFYGRLYGNNPQKQPSFVAKMSAGVTSGAIAIMIAQPTDVVKVRMQAQKAGVPARYSGTLNAYKTIATTEGVRGLWKGMVPNIARNVVINCSELVTYDIVKNFIISRNFLSDNLPCHFVSAIGAGFCATVVASPVDVVKTRYMNSSAGQYTGVLNCSSQMFKEGGFIAFYKGFFPSFLRLGSWNIVMFICYEQIKRILTNNRMFEKHSSQA; encoded by the exons ATGGTTTCAAGAACATCGCCAAATGTCTTAGAACCGTCTGTAACGGTGAAATTCTTAGGAGCTGGTACAGCTGCCTGTATTGCTGATTGTGTGACATTTCCACTGGACACAGCCAAGGTCCGGCTACAA attCAAGGAGAAACTGGAAACAAAACCAGTAAACTCGGAGTATCGCCAATAACAGAGAAACAGGCATTCAAATATAAAGGACCAATTGGCACAATCAGAGTGATTATTCAAGAAGAAGGTGCACGTGCTCTTTATAATGGCATCATTCCAGGTTTACAACGACAAATGAGTTTTGCATCTATTAGAATTGGTTCCTATGAcagttttaaagaattttatggTCGTCTTTATGGAAACA aTCCCCAAAAGCAACCATCCTTTGTTGCCAAAATGTCAGCTGGAGTGACCTCTGGTGCGATCGCTATCATGATTGCCCAGCCCACTGATGTTGTCAAAGTTCGTATGCAAGCTCAAAAAGCTGGTGTACCAGCTCGTTACTCTGGTACATTGAATGCCTATAAAACCATTGCCACCACGGAAGGTGTCCGAGGTTTATGGaaag gAATGGTTCCTAACATTGCCAGAAATGTTGTCATCAACTGCTCAGAGTTGGTCACCTATGATATTGTCAAAAACTTCATTATCTCCAGAAATTTCCTCTCAGACAATTTACCCTGTCATTTTGTGTCAGCAATAGGAGCGGGTTTCTGTGCCACTGTTGTGGCATCTCCTGTAGATGTAGTGAAAACTCGTTACATGAATTCCAGTGCTGGCCAATATACCGGAGTCTTAAACTGTTCTTCACAAATGTTTAAAGAAGGtggttttattgcattctacaaaGG atttttcccttctttcctgcgACTTGGTTCATGGAATATTGTTATGTTCATCTGTTATGAACAAATTAAGAGAATTCTAACCAACAATAG